Proteins encoded together in one Entelurus aequoreus isolate RoL-2023_Sb linkage group LG20, RoL_Eaeq_v1.1, whole genome shotgun sequence window:
- the adam15 gene encoding disintegrin and metalloproteinase domain-containing protein 12 isoform X4 has product MRTLLAPPLLLLLLGTRAAFTAARSLNAARHLRVDRTESERDLKWWRSTLVERTSPFVMVDGQRRSLAEALQAGHPERLQCGLEVRGQLLLLDLEKNRDFLPNAPNIFFYLPNGTGVSATDDPVTHCYYHGNVRGFPRSRVALSTCLGLRGVIAINATLSFELRPQELRPFKQDVASEGDEGDGDHLLYSTAHVEGGAARGCGVSVGPAPPPLQHSSVGRSKRDILSETKYIELVLVVDHHEFINYQKNNRTIIYRMLDVANQVDWFYRPLNVRVALMGLEIWSDSDKIRVEKNPTDTLNNFLEWRTRELLPRLRHDNAQLVMGSALDGTTVGMASQSSMCSRDRSGGVNVDHLVSVLGVASTVAHELGHNLGMSHDTAERHCSCRNDARLGGCIMEPSTGFMPGQQFSSCSASDLSVSLLHGGGMCLFNVPHPDRLVGGPRCGNLYVERGEECDCGLMQECQDPCCNASTCLLRPGAQCSSDGVCCHDCQLRAAGSVCREPIGECDLPEFCTGSSPHCPPNVFLQNGETCEDGASFCYGGVCASMRAQCQTLWGPDASSAPTVCFSSVNKQGSKFGNCGQMTNGSHAPCGSADVHCGRIQCQGGRERPLLGTNAEILTTTVRFNHSDLVCRGTFFHLGNDVSDPAFVAEGSACGRGKACLDHKCRDASVFGVDECRRKCNSHGVCNSNNNCHCQEGWAPPDCASAGHGGSVDSGPAHAVAESDPVRVAMLVLFLFILPTVLLLLALRFARARGLWSRLRVHKLFSKSTQHNRTPATERQNDADVEQVRPLRYHGDTLTDIPEAPPLIQPLVNRPAAPNKPLPPNPVSPGQVKHLLGIWLRCRTLRPNQHCPKSPRRSRPSPTEQHLAPTHRQPNALQRSLTADALFLQHDPESRPDRPLLPAVV; this is encoded by the exons AGAGAGACCTAAAGTGGTGGCGGTCCACCCTTGTGGAGAGGACAAGTCCCTTCGTGATGGTGGATGGGCAGAGGCGGAGCCTGGCAGAGGCGCTGCAG GCCGGTCACCCAGAGCGACTGCAGTGTGGCTTGGAAGTCCGAGGTCAGCTGCTCCTTCTGGACCTGGAGAAGAACCG CGACTTCCTGCCCAACGCGCCAAACATCTTCTTCTACCTGCCAAACGGCACAGGCGTGTCCGCGACGGACGACCCCGTG ACGCACTGTTATTACCATGGCAACGTGCGAGGGTTTCCTCGCTCCAGAGTGGCACTGAGCACCTGCCTGGGTCTCCG CGGCGTCATCGCCATCAACGCCACTCTGAGTTTTGAGCTGCGGCCGCAAGAGCTCCGCCCCTTCAAGCAGGACGTGGCGAGCGAAGGGGATGAAGGAGATGGAGACCACCTGCTGTACTCTACTGCTCACGTGGAGGGGGGGGCAGCGAGGGGGTGCGGGGTCTCGGTGGGCCCAGCACCCCCTCCCCTTCAGCACAGCAGTGTGGGACGC agcaAGCGAGACATCCTGTCGGAGACCAAGTACATAGAACTGGTGCTGGTTGTGGACCACCATGAG TTCATCAACTACCAGAAGAACAACAGGACCATCATCTACCGCATGCTGGACGTGGCCAACCAGGTGGACTGG TTCTACCGTCCTCTGAACGTGCGCGTGGCGTTGATGGGTTTGGAGATCTGGAGCGACAGCGACAAGATCCGTGTGGAGAAGAACCCTACCGACACACTCAACAACTTTCTGGAGTGGCGGACCAGAGAGCTGCTTCCCCGCCTCCGCCACGACAACGCCCAGCTCGTCAT GGGCAGCGCCTTGGACGGCACCACGGTGGGCATGGCGTCGCAGTCGTCCATGTGCTCCAGAGACCGGTCGGGAGGGGTCAACGTG GATCACCTGGTCAGCGTTCTGGGCGTGGCCTCCACGGTGGCCCACGAGCTGGGGCACAACCTTGGCATGAGTCACGACACGGCCGAACGCCACTGCTCCTGCCGCAACGACGCCCGGCTGGGGGGCTGCATCATGGAGCCCTCGACCGG GTTCATGCCCGGGCAGCAATTCAGCAGCTGCAGCGCGTCCGACCTGTCCGTCAGCCTGCTGCACGGCGGCGGCATGTGCTTGTTCAACGTGCCGCACCCAGATCGCCTCGTGGGCGGACCCCGCTGTGGGAACCTGTATGTGGAGCGTGGCGAGGAGTGCGACTGCGGCCTGATGCAG GAGTGCCAGGACCCCTGTTGTAACGCGTCCACCTGTCTGCTGCGTCCTGGAGCTCAGTGCTCGTCCGACGGCGTCTGCTGCCACGACTGCCAG CTGCGGGCGGCGGGCTCCGTGTGCCGAGAGCCAATCGGAGAGTGCGACTTGCCCGAGTTCTGCACGGGCTCCTCCCCCCATTGCCCCCCCAATGTCTTCCTGCAGAACGGCGAGACCTGCGAGGACGGCGCATCCTTCTGTTACGGCGGCGTGTGTGCGAGCATGCGGGCGCAGTGCCAGACGCTGTGGGGACCCG ACGCCAGCAGCGCACCCACCGTTTGTTTCTCGTCGGTCAACAAACAAGGAAGCAAGTTCGGAAACTGCGGACAGATGACCAACGGCTCCCACGCCCCCTGCGGGTCGGC TGACGTGCACTGCGGCAGGATCCAGTGTCAGGGCGGGAGGGAGCGCCCCCTGCTGGGCACCAACGCCGAGATCCTCACCACCACCGTGCGCTTCAACCACAGCGACCTGGTGTGTCGCGGCACCTTCTTCCACCTGGGAAACGACGTGTCCGACCCCGCCTTCGTGGCGGAAGGCTCCGCCTGTGGCCGCGGGAAG GCCTGTCTGGaccacaagtgtcgggacgcgtCCGTCTTTGGCGTGGACGAGTGCCGCAGGAAGTGCAACAGTCACGGC GtgtgcaacagcaacaacaactgcCATTGCCAGGAGGGCTGGGCGCCGCCCGATTGCGCCAGCGCCGGGCACGGGGGCAGCGTGGACAGCGGACCCGCGCACGCCGTCGCAG agtcCGATCCAGTCCGAGTCGCCATGCTGGTCCTCTTCCTCTTCATCCTGCCCACGGTCCTTCTCCTCCTTGCGCTACGCTTCGCCCGCGCCCGTGGACTTTGGTCACGTTTGCGAGTCCACAAGCTGTTTTCTAAATCCACACAACACAACCG GACGCCAGCGACAGAGCGACAGAACGACGCGGACGTCGAGCAGGTGCGTCCGCTGAGATACCATGGCGACACGCTGACTGACATTCCCGAGGCTCCGCCCCTCATCCAG CCGCTAGTGAACCGGCCAGCTGCGCCCAATAAGCCACTCCCCCCCAACCCTGTCTCACCTGGACAGGTAAAACACCTGTTGGGCATTTGGCTAAGGTGTCGGAC GCTCCGCCCAAACCAGCACTGCCCAAAAAGCCCTCGGAGGTCCCGCCCCTCCCCCACAGAGCAGCACTTGGCGCCAACGCACCGCCAGCCCAACGCTCTGCAGCGCTCGCTAACAG CCGACGCCCTCTTCCTCCAACACGACCCCGAGTCCCGCCCAGACCGCCCCCTGCTGCCAGCGGTGGTGTAG
- the adam15 gene encoding disintegrin and metalloproteinase domain-containing protein 12 isoform X3 — protein sequence MRTLLAPPLLLLLLGTRAAFTAARSLNAARHLRVDRTESERDLKWWRSTLVERTSPFVMVDGQRRSLAEALQAGHPERLQCGLEVRGQLLLLDLEKNRDFLPNAPNIFFYLPNGTGVSATDDPVTHCYYHGNVRGFPRSRVALSTCLGLRGVIAINATLSFELRPQELRPFKQDVASEGDEGDGDHLLYSTAHVEGGAARGCGVSVGPAPPPLQHSSVGRSKRDILSETKYIELVLVVDHHEFINYQKNNRTIIYRMLDVANQVDWFYRPLNVRVALMGLEIWSDSDKIRVEKNPTDTLNNFLEWRTRELLPRLRHDNAQLVMGSALDGTTVGMASQSSMCSRDRSGGVNVDHLVSVLGVASTVAHELGHNLGMSHDTAERHCSCRNDARLGGCIMEPSTGFMPGQQFSSCSASDLSVSLLHGGGMCLFNVPHPDRLVGGPRCGNLYVERGEECDCGLMQECQDPCCNASTCLLRPGAQCSSDGVCCHDCQLRAAGSVCREPIGECDLPEFCTGSSPHCPPNVFLQNGETCEDGASFCYGGVCASMRAQCQTLWGPDASSAPTVCFSSVNKQGSKFGNCGQMTNGSHAPCGSADVHCGRIQCQGGRERPLLGTNAEILTTTVRFNHSDLVCRGTFFHLGNDVSDPAFVAEGSACGRGKACLDHKCRDASVFGVDECRRKCNSHGVCNSNNNCHCQEGWAPPDCASAGHGGSVDSGPAHAVAESDPVRVAMLVLFLFILPTVLLLLALRFARARGLWSRLRVHKLFSKSTQHNRTPATERQNDADVEQVRPLRYHGDTLTDIPEAPPLIQVYDRPAPPTKPLPSTPVLTPPQPLVNRPAAPNKPLPPNPVSPGQVKHLLGIWLRLRPNQHCPKSPRRSRPSPTEQHLAPTHRQPNALQRSLTADALFLQHDPESRPDRPLLPAVV from the exons AGAGAGACCTAAAGTGGTGGCGGTCCACCCTTGTGGAGAGGACAAGTCCCTTCGTGATGGTGGATGGGCAGAGGCGGAGCCTGGCAGAGGCGCTGCAG GCCGGTCACCCAGAGCGACTGCAGTGTGGCTTGGAAGTCCGAGGTCAGCTGCTCCTTCTGGACCTGGAGAAGAACCG CGACTTCCTGCCCAACGCGCCAAACATCTTCTTCTACCTGCCAAACGGCACAGGCGTGTCCGCGACGGACGACCCCGTG ACGCACTGTTATTACCATGGCAACGTGCGAGGGTTTCCTCGCTCCAGAGTGGCACTGAGCACCTGCCTGGGTCTCCG CGGCGTCATCGCCATCAACGCCACTCTGAGTTTTGAGCTGCGGCCGCAAGAGCTCCGCCCCTTCAAGCAGGACGTGGCGAGCGAAGGGGATGAAGGAGATGGAGACCACCTGCTGTACTCTACTGCTCACGTGGAGGGGGGGGCAGCGAGGGGGTGCGGGGTCTCGGTGGGCCCAGCACCCCCTCCCCTTCAGCACAGCAGTGTGGGACGC agcaAGCGAGACATCCTGTCGGAGACCAAGTACATAGAACTGGTGCTGGTTGTGGACCACCATGAG TTCATCAACTACCAGAAGAACAACAGGACCATCATCTACCGCATGCTGGACGTGGCCAACCAGGTGGACTGG TTCTACCGTCCTCTGAACGTGCGCGTGGCGTTGATGGGTTTGGAGATCTGGAGCGACAGCGACAAGATCCGTGTGGAGAAGAACCCTACCGACACACTCAACAACTTTCTGGAGTGGCGGACCAGAGAGCTGCTTCCCCGCCTCCGCCACGACAACGCCCAGCTCGTCAT GGGCAGCGCCTTGGACGGCACCACGGTGGGCATGGCGTCGCAGTCGTCCATGTGCTCCAGAGACCGGTCGGGAGGGGTCAACGTG GATCACCTGGTCAGCGTTCTGGGCGTGGCCTCCACGGTGGCCCACGAGCTGGGGCACAACCTTGGCATGAGTCACGACACGGCCGAACGCCACTGCTCCTGCCGCAACGACGCCCGGCTGGGGGGCTGCATCATGGAGCCCTCGACCGG GTTCATGCCCGGGCAGCAATTCAGCAGCTGCAGCGCGTCCGACCTGTCCGTCAGCCTGCTGCACGGCGGCGGCATGTGCTTGTTCAACGTGCCGCACCCAGATCGCCTCGTGGGCGGACCCCGCTGTGGGAACCTGTATGTGGAGCGTGGCGAGGAGTGCGACTGCGGCCTGATGCAG GAGTGCCAGGACCCCTGTTGTAACGCGTCCACCTGTCTGCTGCGTCCTGGAGCTCAGTGCTCGTCCGACGGCGTCTGCTGCCACGACTGCCAG CTGCGGGCGGCGGGCTCCGTGTGCCGAGAGCCAATCGGAGAGTGCGACTTGCCCGAGTTCTGCACGGGCTCCTCCCCCCATTGCCCCCCCAATGTCTTCCTGCAGAACGGCGAGACCTGCGAGGACGGCGCATCCTTCTGTTACGGCGGCGTGTGTGCGAGCATGCGGGCGCAGTGCCAGACGCTGTGGGGACCCG ACGCCAGCAGCGCACCCACCGTTTGTTTCTCGTCGGTCAACAAACAAGGAAGCAAGTTCGGAAACTGCGGACAGATGACCAACGGCTCCCACGCCCCCTGCGGGTCGGC TGACGTGCACTGCGGCAGGATCCAGTGTCAGGGCGGGAGGGAGCGCCCCCTGCTGGGCACCAACGCCGAGATCCTCACCACCACCGTGCGCTTCAACCACAGCGACCTGGTGTGTCGCGGCACCTTCTTCCACCTGGGAAACGACGTGTCCGACCCCGCCTTCGTGGCGGAAGGCTCCGCCTGTGGCCGCGGGAAG GCCTGTCTGGaccacaagtgtcgggacgcgtCCGTCTTTGGCGTGGACGAGTGCCGCAGGAAGTGCAACAGTCACGGC GtgtgcaacagcaacaacaactgcCATTGCCAGGAGGGCTGGGCGCCGCCCGATTGCGCCAGCGCCGGGCACGGGGGCAGCGTGGACAGCGGACCCGCGCACGCCGTCGCAG agtcCGATCCAGTCCGAGTCGCCATGCTGGTCCTCTTCCTCTTCATCCTGCCCACGGTCCTTCTCCTCCTTGCGCTACGCTTCGCCCGCGCCCGTGGACTTTGGTCACGTTTGCGAGTCCACAAGCTGTTTTCTAAATCCACACAACACAACCG GACGCCAGCGACAGAGCGACAGAACGACGCGGACGTCGAGCAGGTGCGTCCGCTGAGATACCATGGCGACACGCTGACTGACATTCCCGAGGCTCCGCCCCTCATCCAG GTTTATGACAGACCTGCTCCTCCCACTAAGCCACTCCCCTCGACCCCCGTATTAACCCCCCCGCAG CCGCTAGTGAACCGGCCAGCTGCGCCCAATAAGCCACTCCCCCCCAACCCTGTCTCACCTGGACAGGTAAAACACCTGTTGGGCATTTGGCTAAG GCTCCGCCCAAACCAGCACTGCCCAAAAAGCCCTCGGAGGTCCCGCCCCTCCCCCACAGAGCAGCACTTGGCGCCAACGCACCGCCAGCCCAACGCTCTGCAGCGCTCGCTAACAG CCGACGCCCTCTTCCTCCAACACGACCCCGAGTCCCGCCCAGACCGCCCCCTGCTGCCAGCGGTGGTGTAG
- the adam15 gene encoding disintegrin and metalloproteinase domain-containing protein 12 isoform X2 produces MRTLLAPPLLLLLLGTRAAFTAARSLNAARHLRVDRTESERDLKWWRSTLVERTSPFVMVDGQRRSLAEALQAGHPERLQCGLEVRGQLLLLDLEKNRDFLPNAPNIFFYLPNGTGVSATDDPVTHCYYHGNVRGFPRSRVALSTCLGLRGVIAINATLSFELRPQELRPFKQDVASEGDEGDGDHLLYSTAHVEGGAARGCGVSVGPAPPPLQHSSVGRSKRDILSETKYIELVLVVDHHEFINYQKNNRTIIYRMLDVANQVDWFYRPLNVRVALMGLEIWSDSDKIRVEKNPTDTLNNFLEWRTRELLPRLRHDNAQLVMGSALDGTTVGMASQSSMCSRDRSGGVNVDHLVSVLGVASTVAHELGHNLGMSHDTAERHCSCRNDARLGGCIMEPSTGFMPGQQFSSCSASDLSVSLLHGGGMCLFNVPHPDRLVGGPRCGNLYVERGEECDCGLMQECQDPCCNASTCLLRPGAQCSSDGVCCHDCQLRAAGSVCREPIGECDLPEFCTGSSPHCPPNVFLQNGETCEDGASFCYGGVCASMRAQCQTLWGPDASSAPTVCFSSVNKQGSKFGNCGQMTNGSHAPCGSADVHCGRIQCQGGRERPLLGTNAEILTTTVRFNHSDLVCRGTFFHLGNDVSDPAFVAEGSACGRGKACLDHKCRDASVFGVDECRRKCNSHGVCNSNNNCHCQEGWAPPDCASAGHGGSVDSGPAHAVAESDPVRVAMLVLFLFILPTVLLLLALRFARARGLWSRLRVHKLFSKSTQHNRTPATERQNDADVEQVRPLRYHGDTLTDIPEAPPLIQVYDRPAPPTKPLPSTPVLTPPQPLVNRPAAPNKPLPPNPVSPGQAPPKPALPKKPSEVPPLPHRAALGANAPPAQRSAALANSRRPLPPTRPRVPPRPPPAASGGVVPFSHRPGIF; encoded by the exons AGAGAGACCTAAAGTGGTGGCGGTCCACCCTTGTGGAGAGGACAAGTCCCTTCGTGATGGTGGATGGGCAGAGGCGGAGCCTGGCAGAGGCGCTGCAG GCCGGTCACCCAGAGCGACTGCAGTGTGGCTTGGAAGTCCGAGGTCAGCTGCTCCTTCTGGACCTGGAGAAGAACCG CGACTTCCTGCCCAACGCGCCAAACATCTTCTTCTACCTGCCAAACGGCACAGGCGTGTCCGCGACGGACGACCCCGTG ACGCACTGTTATTACCATGGCAACGTGCGAGGGTTTCCTCGCTCCAGAGTGGCACTGAGCACCTGCCTGGGTCTCCG CGGCGTCATCGCCATCAACGCCACTCTGAGTTTTGAGCTGCGGCCGCAAGAGCTCCGCCCCTTCAAGCAGGACGTGGCGAGCGAAGGGGATGAAGGAGATGGAGACCACCTGCTGTACTCTACTGCTCACGTGGAGGGGGGGGCAGCGAGGGGGTGCGGGGTCTCGGTGGGCCCAGCACCCCCTCCCCTTCAGCACAGCAGTGTGGGACGC agcaAGCGAGACATCCTGTCGGAGACCAAGTACATAGAACTGGTGCTGGTTGTGGACCACCATGAG TTCATCAACTACCAGAAGAACAACAGGACCATCATCTACCGCATGCTGGACGTGGCCAACCAGGTGGACTGG TTCTACCGTCCTCTGAACGTGCGCGTGGCGTTGATGGGTTTGGAGATCTGGAGCGACAGCGACAAGATCCGTGTGGAGAAGAACCCTACCGACACACTCAACAACTTTCTGGAGTGGCGGACCAGAGAGCTGCTTCCCCGCCTCCGCCACGACAACGCCCAGCTCGTCAT GGGCAGCGCCTTGGACGGCACCACGGTGGGCATGGCGTCGCAGTCGTCCATGTGCTCCAGAGACCGGTCGGGAGGGGTCAACGTG GATCACCTGGTCAGCGTTCTGGGCGTGGCCTCCACGGTGGCCCACGAGCTGGGGCACAACCTTGGCATGAGTCACGACACGGCCGAACGCCACTGCTCCTGCCGCAACGACGCCCGGCTGGGGGGCTGCATCATGGAGCCCTCGACCGG GTTCATGCCCGGGCAGCAATTCAGCAGCTGCAGCGCGTCCGACCTGTCCGTCAGCCTGCTGCACGGCGGCGGCATGTGCTTGTTCAACGTGCCGCACCCAGATCGCCTCGTGGGCGGACCCCGCTGTGGGAACCTGTATGTGGAGCGTGGCGAGGAGTGCGACTGCGGCCTGATGCAG GAGTGCCAGGACCCCTGTTGTAACGCGTCCACCTGTCTGCTGCGTCCTGGAGCTCAGTGCTCGTCCGACGGCGTCTGCTGCCACGACTGCCAG CTGCGGGCGGCGGGCTCCGTGTGCCGAGAGCCAATCGGAGAGTGCGACTTGCCCGAGTTCTGCACGGGCTCCTCCCCCCATTGCCCCCCCAATGTCTTCCTGCAGAACGGCGAGACCTGCGAGGACGGCGCATCCTTCTGTTACGGCGGCGTGTGTGCGAGCATGCGGGCGCAGTGCCAGACGCTGTGGGGACCCG ACGCCAGCAGCGCACCCACCGTTTGTTTCTCGTCGGTCAACAAACAAGGAAGCAAGTTCGGAAACTGCGGACAGATGACCAACGGCTCCCACGCCCCCTGCGGGTCGGC TGACGTGCACTGCGGCAGGATCCAGTGTCAGGGCGGGAGGGAGCGCCCCCTGCTGGGCACCAACGCCGAGATCCTCACCACCACCGTGCGCTTCAACCACAGCGACCTGGTGTGTCGCGGCACCTTCTTCCACCTGGGAAACGACGTGTCCGACCCCGCCTTCGTGGCGGAAGGCTCCGCCTGTGGCCGCGGGAAG GCCTGTCTGGaccacaagtgtcgggacgcgtCCGTCTTTGGCGTGGACGAGTGCCGCAGGAAGTGCAACAGTCACGGC GtgtgcaacagcaacaacaactgcCATTGCCAGGAGGGCTGGGCGCCGCCCGATTGCGCCAGCGCCGGGCACGGGGGCAGCGTGGACAGCGGACCCGCGCACGCCGTCGCAG agtcCGATCCAGTCCGAGTCGCCATGCTGGTCCTCTTCCTCTTCATCCTGCCCACGGTCCTTCTCCTCCTTGCGCTACGCTTCGCCCGCGCCCGTGGACTTTGGTCACGTTTGCGAGTCCACAAGCTGTTTTCTAAATCCACACAACACAACCG GACGCCAGCGACAGAGCGACAGAACGACGCGGACGTCGAGCAGGTGCGTCCGCTGAGATACCATGGCGACACGCTGACTGACATTCCCGAGGCTCCGCCCCTCATCCAG GTTTATGACAGACCTGCTCCTCCCACTAAGCCACTCCCCTCGACCCCCGTATTAACCCCCCCGCAG CCGCTAGTGAACCGGCCAGCTGCGCCCAATAAGCCACTCCCCCCCAACCCTGTCTCACCTGGACAG GCTCCGCCCAAACCAGCACTGCCCAAAAAGCCCTCGGAGGTCCCGCCCCTCCCCCACAGAGCAGCACTTGGCGCCAACGCACCGCCAGCCCAACGCTCTGCAGCGCTCGCTAACAG CCGACGCCCTCTTCCTCCAACACGACCCCGAGTCCCGCCCAGACCGCCCCCTGCTGCCAGCGGTGGTGTAGTGCCTTTCTCTCACCGGCCTGGAATCTTTTAA
- the adam15 gene encoding disintegrin and metalloproteinase domain-containing protein 12 isoform X5, translating to MRTLLAPPLLLLLLGTRAAFTAARSLNAARHLRVDRTESERDLKWWRSTLVERTSPFVMVDGQRRSLAEALQAGHPERLQCGLEVRGQLLLLDLEKNRDFLPNAPNIFFYLPNGTGVSATDDPVTHCYYHGNVRGFPRSRVALSTCLGLRGVIAINATLSFELRPQELRPFKQDVASEGDEGDGDHLLYSTAHVEGGAARGCGVSVGPAPPPLQHSSVGRSKRDILSETKYIELVLVVDHHEFINYQKNNRTIIYRMLDVANQVDWFYRPLNVRVALMGLEIWSDSDKIRVEKNPTDTLNNFLEWRTRELLPRLRHDNAQLVMGSALDGTTVGMASQSSMCSRDRSGGVNVDHLVSVLGVASTVAHELGHNLGMSHDTAERHCSCRNDARLGGCIMEPSTGFMPGQQFSSCSASDLSVSLLHGGGMCLFNVPHPDRLVGGPRCGNLYVERGEECDCGLMQECQDPCCNASTCLLRPGAQCSSDGVCCHDCQLRAAGSVCREPIGECDLPEFCTGSSPHCPPNVFLQNGETCEDGASFCYGGVCASMRAQCQTLWGPDASSAPTVCFSSVNKQGSKFGNCGQMTNGSHAPCGSADVHCGRIQCQGGRERPLLGTNAEILTTTVRFNHSDLVCRGTFFHLGNDVSDPAFVAEGSACGRGKACLDHKCRDASVFGVDECRRKCNSHGVCNSNNNCHCQEGWAPPDCASAGHGGSVDSGPAHAVAESDPVRVAMLVLFLFILPTVLLLLALRFARARGLWSRLRVHKLFSKSTQHNRTPATERQNDADVEQVRPLRYHGDTLTDIPEAPPLIQVYDRPAPPTKPLPSTPVLTPPQAPPKPALPKKPSEVPPLPHRAALGANAPPAQRSAALANSRRPLPPTRPRVPPRPPPAASGGVVPFSHRPGIF from the exons AGAGAGACCTAAAGTGGTGGCGGTCCACCCTTGTGGAGAGGACAAGTCCCTTCGTGATGGTGGATGGGCAGAGGCGGAGCCTGGCAGAGGCGCTGCAG GCCGGTCACCCAGAGCGACTGCAGTGTGGCTTGGAAGTCCGAGGTCAGCTGCTCCTTCTGGACCTGGAGAAGAACCG CGACTTCCTGCCCAACGCGCCAAACATCTTCTTCTACCTGCCAAACGGCACAGGCGTGTCCGCGACGGACGACCCCGTG ACGCACTGTTATTACCATGGCAACGTGCGAGGGTTTCCTCGCTCCAGAGTGGCACTGAGCACCTGCCTGGGTCTCCG CGGCGTCATCGCCATCAACGCCACTCTGAGTTTTGAGCTGCGGCCGCAAGAGCTCCGCCCCTTCAAGCAGGACGTGGCGAGCGAAGGGGATGAAGGAGATGGAGACCACCTGCTGTACTCTACTGCTCACGTGGAGGGGGGGGCAGCGAGGGGGTGCGGGGTCTCGGTGGGCCCAGCACCCCCTCCCCTTCAGCACAGCAGTGTGGGACGC agcaAGCGAGACATCCTGTCGGAGACCAAGTACATAGAACTGGTGCTGGTTGTGGACCACCATGAG TTCATCAACTACCAGAAGAACAACAGGACCATCATCTACCGCATGCTGGACGTGGCCAACCAGGTGGACTGG TTCTACCGTCCTCTGAACGTGCGCGTGGCGTTGATGGGTTTGGAGATCTGGAGCGACAGCGACAAGATCCGTGTGGAGAAGAACCCTACCGACACACTCAACAACTTTCTGGAGTGGCGGACCAGAGAGCTGCTTCCCCGCCTCCGCCACGACAACGCCCAGCTCGTCAT GGGCAGCGCCTTGGACGGCACCACGGTGGGCATGGCGTCGCAGTCGTCCATGTGCTCCAGAGACCGGTCGGGAGGGGTCAACGTG GATCACCTGGTCAGCGTTCTGGGCGTGGCCTCCACGGTGGCCCACGAGCTGGGGCACAACCTTGGCATGAGTCACGACACGGCCGAACGCCACTGCTCCTGCCGCAACGACGCCCGGCTGGGGGGCTGCATCATGGAGCCCTCGACCGG GTTCATGCCCGGGCAGCAATTCAGCAGCTGCAGCGCGTCCGACCTGTCCGTCAGCCTGCTGCACGGCGGCGGCATGTGCTTGTTCAACGTGCCGCACCCAGATCGCCTCGTGGGCGGACCCCGCTGTGGGAACCTGTATGTGGAGCGTGGCGAGGAGTGCGACTGCGGCCTGATGCAG GAGTGCCAGGACCCCTGTTGTAACGCGTCCACCTGTCTGCTGCGTCCTGGAGCTCAGTGCTCGTCCGACGGCGTCTGCTGCCACGACTGCCAG CTGCGGGCGGCGGGCTCCGTGTGCCGAGAGCCAATCGGAGAGTGCGACTTGCCCGAGTTCTGCACGGGCTCCTCCCCCCATTGCCCCCCCAATGTCTTCCTGCAGAACGGCGAGACCTGCGAGGACGGCGCATCCTTCTGTTACGGCGGCGTGTGTGCGAGCATGCGGGCGCAGTGCCAGACGCTGTGGGGACCCG ACGCCAGCAGCGCACCCACCGTTTGTTTCTCGTCGGTCAACAAACAAGGAAGCAAGTTCGGAAACTGCGGACAGATGACCAACGGCTCCCACGCCCCCTGCGGGTCGGC TGACGTGCACTGCGGCAGGATCCAGTGTCAGGGCGGGAGGGAGCGCCCCCTGCTGGGCACCAACGCCGAGATCCTCACCACCACCGTGCGCTTCAACCACAGCGACCTGGTGTGTCGCGGCACCTTCTTCCACCTGGGAAACGACGTGTCCGACCCCGCCTTCGTGGCGGAAGGCTCCGCCTGTGGCCGCGGGAAG GCCTGTCTGGaccacaagtgtcgggacgcgtCCGTCTTTGGCGTGGACGAGTGCCGCAGGAAGTGCAACAGTCACGGC GtgtgcaacagcaacaacaactgcCATTGCCAGGAGGGCTGGGCGCCGCCCGATTGCGCCAGCGCCGGGCACGGGGGCAGCGTGGACAGCGGACCCGCGCACGCCGTCGCAG agtcCGATCCAGTCCGAGTCGCCATGCTGGTCCTCTTCCTCTTCATCCTGCCCACGGTCCTTCTCCTCCTTGCGCTACGCTTCGCCCGCGCCCGTGGACTTTGGTCACGTTTGCGAGTCCACAAGCTGTTTTCTAAATCCACACAACACAACCG GACGCCAGCGACAGAGCGACAGAACGACGCGGACGTCGAGCAGGTGCGTCCGCTGAGATACCATGGCGACACGCTGACTGACATTCCCGAGGCTCCGCCCCTCATCCAG GTTTATGACAGACCTGCTCCTCCCACTAAGCCACTCCCCTCGACCCCCGTATTAACCCCCCCGCAG GCTCCGCCCAAACCAGCACTGCCCAAAAAGCCCTCGGAGGTCCCGCCCCTCCCCCACAGAGCAGCACTTGGCGCCAACGCACCGCCAGCCCAACGCTCTGCAGCGCTCGCTAACAG CCGACGCCCTCTTCCTCCAACACGACCCCGAGTCCCGCCCAGACCGCCCCCTGCTGCCAGCGGTGGTGTAGTGCCTTTCTCTCACCGGCCTGGAATCTTTTAA